In Triticum aestivum cultivar Chinese Spring chromosome 5B, IWGSC CS RefSeq v2.1, whole genome shotgun sequence, the following proteins share a genomic window:
- the LOC123111834 gene encoding serine/threonine-protein kinase 16 isoform X1 has product MGCSLSGLNALYDAATGGGDVWINERRFRVLRQIGEGGFAFVYLVKEHDASSDAARDRHPSHVSDDGTYAMKKVLIQSREQLDLVKEEIRVSSLFNHPNLLPLLDHAIIAVKSTQGDWSHEAYLLFPVHLDGTLFDNAAVMQSRKEFYSVVDVLRIFQQICEGLKHMHSLDPPYAHNDVKPGNVLVTRRKGQAPLATLMDFGSSRPARNQIRSRSEALRLQEWAAEHCSAPFRAPELWDCPSHADIDERTDIWSLGCTLYAIMYGVSPFEYALGESGGSLQLAIMNAQLKWPALPSAPYPDALHKFVTWMLQPQPEMRPHINDIRLHVDKLVEKYSP; this is encoded by the exons ATGGGGTGCTCCCTCTCGGGGCTCAACGCCCTCTACGACGCAGCGACTGGCGGTGGCGACGTGTGGATCAACGAGCGCCGCTTCCGCGTCCTCCGCCAGATCGGCGAGGGCGGCTTTGCCTTCGTCTACCTCGTCAAGGAGCACGACGCCTCCTCCGACGCCGCGCGCGACAGGCACCCCTCCCACGTCTCAG ACGACGGGACATATGCTATGAAGAAGGTGCTGATACAGAGCAGGGAGCAGCTGGATCTGGTGAAGGAGGAGATCCGCGTTTCGTCCTTGTTCAACCACCCCAATCTGCTACCGCTTCTTGACCATGCCATAATAGCAGTTAAG AGTACACAGGGAGATTGGAGCCATGAAGCATACTTACTCTTCCCAGTCCATTTGGATGGTACTCTGTTCGACAATGCTGCAGTCATGCAGTCTAGGAAAGAGTTCTATTCGGTGGTCGATGTTTTGCGAATATTCCAACAG ATTTGTGAAGGACTGAAGCACATGCATAGTCTTGATCCACCATATGCCCATAATGATGTCAAGCCTGGCAATGTTCTTGTAACCCGCCGAAAAGGGCAAGCACCTCTTGCAACTTTGATGGATTTTGGGAGTTCGCGGCCTGCAAGAAATCAAATTCGTTCTCGTTCTGAAGCATTACGGTTGCAG GAATGGGCTGCCGAGCATTGCTCTGCACCTTTTCGCGCACCTGAATTGTGGGACTGCCCAAGTCATGCTGATATCGATGAGAGGACAGACATTTGGTCGCTAGGTTGCACTCTTTATGCGATCAT GTATGGTGTTTCTCCCTTTGAGTATGCTCTTGGTGAATCTGGAGGAAGCTTGCAGCTGGCCATTATGAACGCTCAGTTGAAGTGGCCAGCGCTACCGAGCGCTCCCTACCCTGACGCACTTCACAAGTTTGTTACCTGGATGCTTCAGCCACAGCCCGAGATGCGCCCTCACATCAATGACATACGTCTCCACGTTGACAAGCTTGTGGAGAAATACTCTCCTTAA
- the LOC123111834 gene encoding serine/threonine-protein kinase 16 isoform X2, which translates to MGCSLSGLNALYDAATGGGDVWINERRFRVLRQIGEGGFAFVYLVKEHDASSDAARDRHPSHVSDDGTYAMKKVLIQSREQLDLVKEEIRVSSLFNHPNLLPLLDHAIIAVKGDWSHEAYLLFPVHLDGTLFDNAAVMQSRKEFYSVVDVLRIFQQICEGLKHMHSLDPPYAHNDVKPGNVLVTRRKGQAPLATLMDFGSSRPARNQIRSRSEALRLQEWAAEHCSAPFRAPELWDCPSHADIDERTDIWSLGCTLYAIMYGVSPFEYALGESGGSLQLAIMNAQLKWPALPSAPYPDALHKFVTWMLQPQPEMRPHINDIRLHVDKLVEKYSP; encoded by the exons ATGGGGTGCTCCCTCTCGGGGCTCAACGCCCTCTACGACGCAGCGACTGGCGGTGGCGACGTGTGGATCAACGAGCGCCGCTTCCGCGTCCTCCGCCAGATCGGCGAGGGCGGCTTTGCCTTCGTCTACCTCGTCAAGGAGCACGACGCCTCCTCCGACGCCGCGCGCGACAGGCACCCCTCCCACGTCTCAG ACGACGGGACATATGCTATGAAGAAGGTGCTGATACAGAGCAGGGAGCAGCTGGATCTGGTGAAGGAGGAGATCCGCGTTTCGTCCTTGTTCAACCACCCCAATCTGCTACCGCTTCTTGACCATGCCATAATAGCAGTTAAG GGAGATTGGAGCCATGAAGCATACTTACTCTTCCCAGTCCATTTGGATGGTACTCTGTTCGACAATGCTGCAGTCATGCAGTCTAGGAAAGAGTTCTATTCGGTGGTCGATGTTTTGCGAATATTCCAACAG ATTTGTGAAGGACTGAAGCACATGCATAGTCTTGATCCACCATATGCCCATAATGATGTCAAGCCTGGCAATGTTCTTGTAACCCGCCGAAAAGGGCAAGCACCTCTTGCAACTTTGATGGATTTTGGGAGTTCGCGGCCTGCAAGAAATCAAATTCGTTCTCGTTCTGAAGCATTACGGTTGCAG GAATGGGCTGCCGAGCATTGCTCTGCACCTTTTCGCGCACCTGAATTGTGGGACTGCCCAAGTCATGCTGATATCGATGAGAGGACAGACATTTGGTCGCTAGGTTGCACTCTTTATGCGATCAT GTATGGTGTTTCTCCCTTTGAGTATGCTCTTGGTGAATCTGGAGGAAGCTTGCAGCTGGCCATTATGAACGCTCAGTTGAAGTGGCCAGCGCTACCGAGCGCTCCCTACCCTGACGCACTTCACAAGTTTGTTACCTGGATGCTTCAGCCACAGCCCGAGATGCGCCCTCACATCAATGACATACGTCTCCACGTTGACAAGCTTGTGGAGAAATACTCTCCTTAA